A stretch of the Aspergillus puulaauensis MK2 DNA, chromosome 6, nearly complete sequence genome encodes the following:
- a CDS encoding uncharacterized protein (COG:C;~EggNog:ENOG410PQWP) encodes MASGFGLNGGPSRCYNFWQEVLGCYVVNAGEGESGKRKCLPALDDYHECLHHKKEALRTMKMQAAYRKAEAAHPREAEAQAEQVRSLGLLNR; translated from the exons ATGGCGTCCGGTTTCGGTCTCAATGGCG GTCCCTCCCGCTGCTACAACTTCTGGCAAGAAGTCCTCGGTTGCTACGTTGTCAATGCTGGAGAGGGTGAAAGTGGCAAAAGAAAGTGCCTGCCAGCGCTAGATGATTACCATGAGTGCCTGCACCACAAGAAAGAG GCTCTCCGGACGATGAAAATGCAGGCCGCCTACCGGAAGGCAGAAGCCGCACACCCCCGTGAGGCTGAAGCACAGGCAGAACAGGTTCGGAGTTTGGGGTTGTTAAATCGGTGA